One Parachlamydia sp. AcF125 DNA segment encodes these proteins:
- a CDS encoding FKBP-type peptidyl-prolyl cis-trans isomerase, whose translation MITKSRIWALVTLSTLLFQASALFSADQATTQQEPNKPAQTAPQEIDIVKLSEAFGNFIGRNLNAPGIKFDLESIIKGMREGAANKPSPLTDQEYETMMTQLQARAFTELANENLKAANQFLKDNLKTPKLVEIEPGKLQYVIVEVGHEPAVTEHASPLVKYTGKYLDGSVFGSSDDTGGPVTVPLDQTIPGFSKGILGMKEGEKRKLFVHPDLGYGTSGHLPPNSLLIFDVEVIKADNSAEDKSKPLPDFSEENSQKTSR comes from the coding sequence ATGATTACGAAAAGTCGCATATGGGCTCTTGTTACTCTATCAACCCTACTTTTTCAAGCTAGCGCTCTTTTTTCTGCCGATCAAGCAACAACCCAACAGGAACCTAATAAACCTGCCCAAACAGCTCCTCAAGAAATTGACATCGTAAAACTTTCTGAAGCTTTCGGTAACTTTATTGGACGTAATTTGAATGCACCAGGTATTAAATTCGATCTTGAAAGCATCATCAAAGGGATGAGGGAGGGAGCTGCCAACAAGCCTTCTCCGTTGACCGATCAAGAATACGAAACCATGATGACTCAGCTACAAGCTAGGGCTTTTACAGAGCTTGCCAATGAAAACTTAAAGGCAGCCAACCAGTTTTTAAAAGATAATCTCAAGACACCGAAACTTGTTGAAATCGAGCCAGGCAAACTCCAGTACGTCATCGTAGAGGTTGGACATGAACCAGCCGTGACAGAACACGCATCCCCTCTTGTTAAATATACCGGGAAATATCTAGACGGCTCAGTTTTTGGAAGCTCTGATGATACGGGAGGCCCTGTCACAGTGCCTTTAGATCAAACAATCCCAGGCTTTAGCAAAGGGATTTTAGGAATGAAAGAAGGGGAAAAACGCAAACTTTTTGTACACCCTGATTTAGGTTATGGCACCTCAGGGCACCTTCCTCCAAATTCTCTCCTCATCTTTGATGTAGAGGTGATTAAAGCAGATAATAGCGCCGAAGATAAATCGAAGCCTTTGCCTGATTTTTCTGAGGAAAATTCCCAAAAAACTTCTCGTTAA
- a CDS encoding tRNA (cytidine(34)-2'-O)-methyltransferase, producing MTVVLYQPQIPQNTGNIVRTCAVTGKNLILIAPLGFSVTDRWLKRAGLDYWEGVNVQILDNLEELLAQTKQNFYFFSSHARIPYTEVSYHFQDLLIFGAETHGLPSSITQKWPERCVKIPMISGVRCLNLATSVGIGVYEAWRQQGFKKE from the coding sequence GTGACTGTTGTTCTCTACCAGCCTCAGATTCCCCAAAATACGGGTAATATTGTCCGCACTTGTGCCGTAACAGGAAAAAATCTGATCTTGATTGCTCCTCTCGGTTTCTCGGTGACTGATCGTTGGCTAAAACGGGCCGGGTTGGATTATTGGGAAGGGGTAAATGTCCAAATTTTGGATAACCTCGAAGAATTGCTCGCTCAAACCAAACAGAATTTCTATTTTTTTTCTAGTCATGCCCGAATACCCTATACAGAAGTCAGCTACCATTTTCAAGATCTTCTAATCTTTGGCGCAGAAACCCATGGCCTTCCCTCCTCTATTACCCAAAAATGGCCGGAACGGTGTGTAAAAATTCCCATGATTTCGGGAGTGCGGTGCTTAAATTTAGCTACCTCGGTGGGGATTGGAGTGTATGAAGCGTGGCGACAACAAGGCTTTAAAAAAGAATAA
- the trxA gene encoding thioredoxin — protein MAEQLKYLNDKNFRETIAKGVTLVDFYADWCGPCRMIAPVIEQLAAEMDGKATIAKLDIESAQETTAQFQVTSIPTIILFKDGEEVRRIVGLKDIDALRQLITAAL, from the coding sequence ATGGCTGAGCAATTAAAATATTTGAACGATAAAAATTTTCGAGAAACGATTGCTAAGGGAGTGACCTTAGTGGATTTTTATGCAGATTGGTGTGGCCCTTGCCGTATGATTGCCCCAGTCATTGAGCAGCTTGCTGCAGAGATGGATGGAAAAGCTACAATTGCGAAGCTGGATATTGAAAGTGCCCAAGAGACGACCGCTCAGTTTCAAGTGACCTCAATTCCTACCATCATTCTCTTTAAAGATGGGGAGGAAGTTCGCCGAATTGTAGGTTTAAAAGACATCGATGCATTGAGGCAGTTAATTACAGCTGCATTGTAA
- a CDS encoding rhodanese-related sulfurtransferase, with translation MPMPYYVLAYYHFTPLENPREEVLSHQKFFQDRDVSSRIYLSEQGINGQMSASEKDAEAYMNWLHAKPHFATVEFKLHTHHEHVFPRKSVKYRKNLVAYDKAVNLALQGEHVSPRKWREMLENPERKILIDVRNDYEWKVGHFENAELPPCETFREFENYSDRLKEQVDPQKTPVMMYCTGGIRCELYSSILKEKGFEKVYQLHGGVINYGLQEGSSHWKGKLFVFDDRMTVPISEEEAEVIGKCHHCGTAADSYYNCANMDCNHLFICCADCLHQLAGCCKEPCKNAPRVRPYHHQNPHKPFRKWHHYFTEKNT, from the coding sequence TTGCCCATGCCTTATTATGTTTTAGCTTATTACCATTTTACCCCCTTAGAAAATCCTCGAGAAGAAGTTTTATCCCATCAAAAATTTTTTCAGGATAGAGATGTTTCCTCCCGTATTTATCTCTCAGAACAAGGGATCAATGGACAGATGAGTGCCTCGGAAAAAGATGCCGAAGCCTATATGAATTGGCTGCATGCAAAACCCCATTTTGCCACGGTAGAGTTTAAGCTCCACACCCACCATGAACACGTTTTCCCTCGAAAGAGCGTTAAATACCGCAAAAATCTTGTGGCATATGACAAAGCTGTTAATCTCGCTTTGCAAGGAGAACATGTTTCCCCTCGAAAGTGGCGTGAAATGCTAGAAAATCCAGAACGTAAAATTTTGATCGATGTGCGCAATGATTATGAATGGAAAGTGGGCCATTTTGAAAATGCAGAGCTTCCCCCCTGTGAGACATTCCGGGAATTCGAGAACTATTCCGATCGTTTAAAAGAACAAGTCGACCCTCAAAAAACGCCTGTGATGATGTATTGCACAGGGGGAATACGATGTGAGCTTTATTCTTCCATTCTTAAGGAAAAAGGCTTTGAAAAAGTATACCAGCTACATGGAGGAGTGATTAATTATGGGCTTCAAGAAGGCTCTTCTCATTGGAAAGGAAAATTGTTTGTGTTTGATGATCGGATGACAGTCCCTATAAGTGAAGAGGAAGCAGAAGTCATAGGAAAATGTCACCATTGTGGCACTGCTGCAGACTCCTATTACAATTGTGCCAATATGGACTGCAACCATTTATTTATTTGCTGTGCAGATTGCCTGCATCAATTAGCAGGCTGTTGCAAAGAACCATGCAAAAATGCTCCCAGAGTGCGCCCTTATCACCATCAAAATCCCCATAAGCCTTTTCGCAAATGGCATCATTACTTTACAGAAAAAAATACATAA
- a CDS encoding histone produces MALKETTKNMKHLLVQIAEDLEKADAGNKAASQRVRTGTVKLEKVAKLYRKESIQSEKGTKGRAKKPAAKAAKPKASKPAAKTTAKTTAKASKAKAIKAQPKPAAAKAKKTATKARPMSFKRPTAKLPTRRAGAR; encoded by the coding sequence ATGGCGTTGAAAGAGACAACAAAAAATATGAAGCATCTGCTTGTACAAATCGCTGAAGATCTTGAAAAAGCGGATGCCGGCAACAAAGCAGCTTCCCAGCGTGTCCGTACAGGAACAGTAAAACTAGAGAAAGTTGCCAAGTTGTATCGTAAAGAATCGATTCAATCTGAAAAAGGCACAAAAGGCCGTGCAAAAAAACCTGCAGCTAAAGCAGCAAAGCCAAAAGCTTCTAAACCTGCAGCAAAAACTACAGCAAAAACTACAGCAAAAGCTTCTAAAGCAAAAGCAATTAAAGCTCAGCCAAAACCTGCAGCGGCAAAAGCTAAAAAAACAGCAACTAAAGCCCGCCCTATGTCTTTTAAAAGACCAACCGCAAAACTTCCTACTAGAAGAGCCGGCGCTAGATAA
- a CDS encoding F-box protein, which produces MCIYFSFFNPFSWMHWGFLPGSTIQSAPINKLPDEVILHIFSFLSPIHLTTAELVCRQWKRIGQEEVLWKQLHQKYFGPKPLRYIFPKLKPYSFKKSYLVKCEVESAIKTFKEKSASMSAEEWKKSTRGYERGVLREVEQGLKKNEAKHTLERRS; this is translated from the coding sequence ATGTGTATCTATTTTTCCTTCTTTAATCCATTCAGTTGGATGCATTGGGGCTTTTTACCCGGCAGTACCATTCAATCGGCCCCCATAAATAAGTTGCCCGATGAAGTAATCCTACACATTTTCTCTTTTCTTTCTCCCATCCACCTTACCACAGCTGAGCTAGTATGCAGGCAATGGAAAAGAATAGGACAAGAAGAAGTACTGTGGAAACAGCTTCATCAAAAATATTTCGGTCCCAAACCTCTCAGGTATATATTTCCCAAACTAAAGCCTTACTCTTTTAAAAAAAGCTACCTAGTTAAATGCGAAGTTGAATCTGCAATTAAAACATTCAAAGAAAAGAGTGCCTCTATGTCTGCAGAGGAATGGAAGAAATCGACAAGAGGGTATGAGAGAGGCGTCCTGAGGGAAGTGGAACAGGGATTGAAGAAGAATGAAGCAAAACACACACTGGAGAGAAGATCCTAA
- a CDS encoding SET domain-containing protein-lysine N-methyltransferase → MPSTTPSFCQAVIERDICSLQRLIASHPKGQMERDVSGFTPLELCQLLGFQEGERLLSGHQQERIKIFSKNSAHSVKLTPAEFEKQFHISYFSSLRFQNYAHLQENLKSYPLLLAPLLKKNAQSIHHPFQTQVCLKAPSSLIIKWVDARIGYGVYTTQALPDQTVLGEYTGMIRTLCRKQPNPNGYCVHYPTRFFSWNYTVIDASKGGNLLRFVNHSDTPNLTPLWVMDRRLLHLVFLTQTSILPNTQLTINYGEDYWDNRCKLVTN, encoded by the coding sequence ATGCCTTCAACCACCCCTTCTTTTTGCCAAGCCGTTATTGAAAGAGATATCTGTTCTCTGCAGCGGTTGATTGCGTCTCATCCTAAAGGCCAAATGGAACGAGATGTTTCAGGTTTCACGCCATTAGAGCTTTGCCAGTTGCTTGGTTTTCAGGAAGGTGAACGGCTGCTATCAGGACATCAACAGGAGAGAATTAAAATCTTCTCAAAAAATAGCGCCCATTCTGTAAAGCTCACCCCTGCCGAATTTGAAAAACAGTTTCACATTTCCTATTTTTCCAGCCTGAGGTTTCAAAACTATGCGCATTTGCAAGAAAACCTCAAGAGTTATCCCTTACTTTTAGCCCCTCTCCTTAAAAAAAATGCTCAATCCATTCATCATCCTTTCCAAACCCAGGTATGCCTTAAAGCTCCTTCTTCTCTCATCATTAAATGGGTGGATGCACGTATTGGATATGGGGTTTACACGACCCAGGCTTTGCCAGACCAAACGGTGCTCGGTGAATATACAGGCATGATTCGAACACTTTGTCGCAAGCAACCCAATCCAAATGGTTACTGCGTCCATTACCCAACTCGCTTTTTCTCATGGAATTACACCGTAATTGATGCCTCTAAGGGGGGCAATTTACTCCGATTTGTCAATCACAGCGACACACCTAATTTAACACCTCTATGGGTCATGGATCGGCGCTTACTCCATTTAGTTTTTTTAACTCAAACATCCATCCTTCCCAATACCCAACTAACTATTAATTACGGCGAAGATTATTGGGATAATAGATGTAAATTAGTTACAAATTAA
- the mutY gene encoding A/G-specific adenine glycosylase: MNFCMLSRHFDHLSLRRWFLEYKRDLPWRNRMDPYAIWVSEVMLQQTQVSVVIPYFERWMTLFPTIGALAEASLDRVIKAWEGLGYYSRARHLHEAAQFVLLHWNGQLPEQEEELKKIKGLGPYTRGAILSFAFHQKSAAVDGNVMRVLTRYFNLSDDVSKPKTVQMLRQLVLSILPDEGHWVINEALIELGATVCKKKAECQKCPLQSSCLAYRHGTVAERPVKSSKIQVIKLFRAVPIIQYEKKLLVKRGEKGKIMGDLYEFPYFEVNKEGIQIQEFKDKIYGSLKLSVKHQASIKMITHGFTKYHVTLFPEVFQSLVEPKVEGYEWLEIVELKKLAFSSGHRKILNLIT, encoded by the coding sequence ATGAACTTTTGTATGTTATCAAGGCATTTCGATCACCTCTCTCTTCGAAGATGGTTTTTAGAGTACAAAAGAGACCTCCCCTGGAGAAATAGGATGGATCCTTACGCGATCTGGGTCTCAGAAGTGATGCTGCAGCAGACGCAGGTATCGGTTGTAATCCCTTATTTCGAGCGGTGGATGACGCTATTTCCCACAATTGGAGCGTTAGCCGAAGCTTCCTTAGATCGTGTGATTAAAGCTTGGGAGGGGCTAGGGTATTATTCTCGAGCGCGCCATTTGCATGAAGCAGCCCAATTTGTCTTACTCCATTGGAATGGTCAGCTGCCTGAGCAAGAAGAAGAGTTAAAAAAAATCAAAGGACTGGGACCCTATACAAGAGGGGCAATTCTTAGCTTTGCTTTTCATCAAAAAAGTGCAGCAGTAGATGGAAATGTGATGCGTGTGCTGACACGTTACTTTAATCTTTCTGATGACGTTAGTAAACCTAAAACGGTTCAAATGCTCCGCCAGTTGGTTTTGTCTATTCTTCCCGATGAAGGGCATTGGGTGATAAACGAAGCTTTAATTGAACTTGGAGCGACAGTGTGTAAAAAAAAGGCAGAATGCCAAAAATGTCCTCTGCAGTCTTCTTGTTTAGCTTATCGGCATGGAACCGTTGCTGAACGTCCCGTCAAGTCTTCCAAAATCCAGGTTATAAAGCTTTTCCGAGCTGTCCCCATCATCCAATATGAAAAAAAGCTGCTTGTTAAGAGGGGAGAGAAGGGTAAAATTATGGGCGATTTATATGAATTTCCTTACTTTGAAGTCAATAAAGAGGGAATTCAGATTCAAGAGTTTAAGGACAAGATCTATGGCAGCTTAAAGCTGTCTGTCAAGCATCAAGCTTCTATAAAAATGATCACGCATGGGTTTACTAAATACCATGTGACGCTATTTCCAGAAGTTTTTCAATCCTTAGTCGAGCCGAAGGTGGAGGGGTATGAGTGGCTGGAGATTGTGGAGCTAAAAAAATTAGCGTTCTCTTCAGGGCACAGGAAAATTTTAAACTTAATAACCTGA
- the waaF gene encoding lipopolysaccharide heptosyltransferase II produces MSNIESQWPSENPRNIIVRMPNWLGDLVMATPILADLRHKWPDSKITAMCQSNVAPLLKSDPYIDEVFSYHRPSGWIHRGQHLAIIEKLRRGEYDLGILLTNSFSSAWWFWRGNVQNRIGYAANFRRFLMQKALSFPANRESQHLTLTYKMLLQSVGISVSDTVPKLYVTENEQNTAFDMLLRNGVDPSRQTLIGINPGAAYGSAKCWLPERFEEVTKRLLEDPKVAIVYFGDQAGAPLVNRICQNFPERVLNLAGKTSIRELMALMQKCAVILTNDSGPMHVAAALGVPLVALFGSTNPLKTGPLPKGKVIQHSVECSPCYKRVCPIDFRCMKKIEVDEVYQAIRQQLLHRE; encoded by the coding sequence ATGTCTAATATTGAATCACAATGGCCTTCTGAAAATCCACGAAATATTATTGTTCGGATGCCAAATTGGCTAGGCGATCTTGTTATGGCCACTCCTATTTTAGCTGATTTGCGACATAAATGGCCAGATAGCAAAATTACCGCGATGTGTCAATCTAACGTAGCGCCTCTTCTGAAAAGTGACCCTTATATTGATGAAGTTTTTAGCTACCATCGACCCAGTGGATGGATCCACCGCGGCCAACATCTGGCAATTATAGAAAAGTTGCGGCGGGGAGAGTACGATTTAGGTATTTTGCTGACAAATTCTTTTTCTTCTGCTTGGTGGTTTTGGCGTGGAAATGTGCAAAACCGGATCGGGTATGCAGCAAATTTTCGCCGTTTTTTAATGCAAAAAGCTTTGTCATTTCCAGCTAATCGAGAATCCCAGCATCTCACCCTTACTTATAAAATGCTATTGCAATCAGTAGGCATTTCGGTTTCTGATACAGTTCCTAAGCTTTATGTAACAGAAAATGAACAAAATACTGCTTTTGACATGCTGTTGCGAAATGGGGTCGACCCTTCCCGCCAGACTTTGATTGGAATTAATCCTGGAGCCGCTTATGGCTCTGCGAAATGTTGGTTACCAGAGCGTTTTGAAGAAGTCACAAAACGTTTGCTTGAAGACCCTAAAGTTGCCATTGTATACTTTGGCGATCAGGCAGGGGCTCCTCTCGTCAATCGCATTTGCCAGAACTTTCCTGAGCGTGTTTTAAATTTAGCAGGAAAGACGTCTATTCGAGAGCTGATGGCTCTCATGCAAAAATGTGCCGTGATTTTAACCAATGACAGTGGTCCGATGCATGTAGCTGCGGCTTTAGGAGTGCCTTTAGTGGCTTTATTTGGATCTACAAATCCACTTAAAACAGGACCATTGCCAAAAGGAAAAGTGATTCAGCATTCAGTGGAATGTTCCCCCTGTTACAAACGGGTTTGTCCCATCGACTTTCGTTGCATGAAGAAGATTGAAGTGGATGAAGTCTACCAAGCTATTCGGCAGCAACTCCTCCATAGGGAATGA